The genomic region CCACCTATGGAAATAGACAATCAGTTGTCTATTCAGGACGAGACCTTTCATTCGGCTTGTGAACTAGATCAGCTTGATCATAGCCACTACACTCCCCGGCATCTGGGGCATCCTCCAGGGGTGTTGCCTGAAAAACGCGGCATCCCCCATGAAGGACCCGcattacccagggcatgccctcttctcactgctacaatcagcaagtaggtacagaagcatgaaaacacacactcaacaattcagggatagcctcctcccctctgtcagcagatttctgaatgggcgttgaacccatgaatactccCTCACTGTTTATTTTTCTTGTTTACTTTCTcgttttgtactacttatttaatttaacttttcaaTTCATATAACAGTTGCTTTCTTCTGGTCCTTGTCCCATATTGCTGTACCTAATTGGTTGGCCTGTACCTTCCAATCGGTCTGTATTTGGAAGTCACACGGGATCCCAGATCTGCAATTCTCAGAAGTTTCCCATTTTCATTACTGTCCTTAGTTTCTTGTTGACCTTCTACAGAGACAGGCATTCCAGGGTTCATGTCTGGGGCCTTCAGTCATGTACGTTCTGGCAGACGATCCAGGCTGTCCTTAGGCTGGATCCCCTGCTCGTAGTCTGGCCTTGTTTATtagttattgtaatgcctgcactgttttgtgcaatttATGCAGTTCTGGGCAGGTCTGTCTTTcgatgtatttttttttctgtgttttttttttatgttgTTCAGTATAGTTTTGACATTGTTTCatctagcaccatggtcctgaaaaacgttgtctcgtttttaccgtGTACTGTGCCAGCATTTATGatagaaatgacaataaaaggtgaCTTGACATGACTGCTTGTCTACCAGTTGTTCGTGTTTGGAGCCTCGGATTCCATTATCGAGCTTCGCTGAGCAATGCTCGGGAAGTTTAACACATgttccttcagcttggtggttaTGATGCCTGACAGGAGCTTCCATGTTGTTGACGGGCAGGTTATGGGCCGGTAGTTGGATGATGCTGCTCCTTTGTGAGGATTCTTCATTATCACAAGATCTCAAGACAAaggagccattcggcccatcgagtctgctctgccactccaccatgagctaaactattctcccatctcgttccaatttccagctttttccccatatcccttgataccctgactaattagataacTATCATTCTCCTCTTTAAACACCCTCAACGATTGGGTCTCCACAGcagtatgtggcaacgaattccataaatccacgcccctctggctaaaaataaaatttctcttcatctctattttaaacgggtaccctctaattctaagactgtgacctctggtcctggactcacccaccaagggaaacagcctttccatatctactctgtccaaaccctttcaacattcaaaatgttcctatgagatcccctctcattcttctatactctaatgaatacaatccaagagctgacaaacgctcctcatatgttagtccctgcattccaggaatcatcctggtgaatcttctctgaactctctccaacatcagtacaccccttctaagatagggggcccaaaactgcacgcggtattccaaatggggtcccACCGGTGcctcatagagcctcatcaacacctccctactcttatacactattccgcttgaaatgaatgccaacatagcattcactttctttactgccgatccaaccctggtggttaacctttagggtatcctgcacgaggacccccaagtcactttgcacttccgatttttgaattttctccccatctaaaaaaTAATCTACcggattgtttcttcttccaaaatgtacaaccgtacatttttcaacattgtatcttatctgccattactttgcccactcttctaaactgaccaaatctctctgcaacctttccgtttcctcaacacttcctgctcctccacccagcttggtgtcatccgcaaacttagccacaaaaccatttaatccataatctaagtcATCGACATACAGTGTTaaaagaagaggccccaacaccgaccgctgcggaacaccactagtaaccggcaaccaactAGAATAGGATCCTTGCattcaacgtataattctccgtaacttccgccatctccaacaagatcccactaccaagcacatctttccctccccccacttttctgctttccgcagggatcgctccctacacgactcccttgtcctctcgtcccccacatccctccccaccgatctccctcctggcacttatccttgtaaatggaacaagtactGTCCTTCCCTCAGTCAGCCAGTTAAGGTTTGGAGTTGCTGGATTTGAGCTGCTGGTGGTGTAAGTGATGCTGCTGGTTCCTTCAGCCGATGGGCGTGAATAATGTCAGGCCCTACTCAGGTCCAGCTCTGCATTCTTGCTACCCGTCGCTCGATATCTTCCACTGCGACGGTGACTGGTCCCTCCCCTGGGAGATTGCAGAGTCTTGCTCGTAGGTCTTTCAGCCATTGGGCACTTGGCGTTACGTGATGCTACGTTCTCCCATATACTCTTCCTGCACTCCTCAGTCACTGTTCCAGATGCTCTGGAGCTGTGTGAATCCTTCTCCAGGCTCTTTGGAGCACAGTCCCTGTATTTGCTTGGCCTCTGCCTCCTCAGTGTACCTCTGTAGTCTGGCCAACAGAGCCGTTAACTGTTGCTTGGCAGGTTCCAGGGCTTCAGCTGTGGATATGCCTCTGTACTTCCTTAGTAGCCGAGACTTTGTATTTCCgaactttctgcagctgcgactCGACTGACCTCCACCTTTGTGGCTTTCTTCCTGCCTTCCAGTCATGCTCTCCATGGGGAGGGCATTTTAACAGTCGTCTCCACTGTATTTAATTTGGTAGCCCAGCTTTTTCCCTCGGACTGCTGCTACCGAAGTTTGGGGAGCCTGGTTCATTCATTCACATTCGCCAGTTTAACTATGATCTTCTCTCCGATTGCAACCGCCAGCACCCGGGAATGCCTGAGGTGTGGTTGCAACTTGCCTTTCCTGTGTACAAAGTGATGTTTTGTGCTGTCTGTGAGTTGTGGAGGTCGGGTTTGAACTCGTGTTTCCCAATTGGCTCGGTTCTGCGGTGGAGCTGCTGTGTTGCATCGTCATTGTATGTTTCCCAATTCAAGATGTGGTCACCAGTTGCCTTTTCGTGAAGCGGGACGGCGGTCTTCATTGCTGCCAGAAACAACACATGGGCTCGATATATCCTCTTTTATGACGGTTGCTGTTAAAGTACATTCAATGAATTCCATGTTGTCCAGCCTCGTCCATTTAAGGTTTGTTGCGGTATCCAGTTTCTCACCAGGTGGTCCCGGTTCCCCAAACGTTGGGACGGGGCTTGTTAATCCGGGCGACGTCTGAGCCAGCATTCCTCTTCTTGTTCTTGTCCCTTTCATCTGGAGTTTTTTTAAAGGCAAAATGCATGTACGATGGTCCCACCCTACATTGGTACTGGGCCGCCACCGTGGACACCGTGGACCAGATAGATAAAGAGACactgatagagacagagagagacataaagagagagggagatagagatagataggtagatagatggaTAGGGAGAGACACAAAGAGGTGAATGGGATATCTGGAAATGGTTGTGGAAATTAGGAGAGAAAGACAAAATGAAATAATGGAAAATAAGATGACAAAGGAAGTGGGGGCATGTGAGAGGGGAAGAAAAAACAgaaagtgagagaggaaagataGAAAGGGAAAGAGTTGAAGGGAGAAAAGAAGTACAGCAGAGGGAACAAGAGAAGGGCAGGATAAAAATATCAGGAAGAAACTGGGGAAGatcaagagagaaaaataaaagataagagagagagaatagCAAGTAGTAGAGAGGTACAAAGAGGGCAGCGAAGAAATgtcaggaactcagcaagagaAGAGGGAGAGCAGAGAAGGAAAGAGTGAAAGAGACCGAGGGGAATAGCAACCAAAATAAGGAAGCAAAGGGGAAAGCATTCAAAGTGCAAGTGGAAAAGAGAAAGGACAAATATGTAGAGAGCATGGGTGAggaaagcagagagagagaaagagaatggatTGAAACAGTGAAAGTCAACTAATATCATGCGGGTTTGAAAATACCTGTTAATTATACATCTGCCTCTACTAATAGCCAACTGTAAATGTGAAACATCCAGTAATGCAATTTACATTTTCACAGTTCGTGACTTACCCCACTGTTTGTACTTTAGATTTGGGATCCGTCAGAGCCTTGGACAATATTTCCACTCCAGAATCCCCCAGACTGTTTCCTTCCAACCTGAGTGGAAATTGACAAATTACACAAAACAATTATGGATGATTTATTTATTCAGGGCTTTCTGTGATCAATATCAGATGCTATGTTCAACAGAGATTTTGGTCCcaaggatgatcccaggaatCAAAGGTTAAAAGTAGGAGGGGCATTTGATGGCAATAGgcctgtactcgttggaattcaggaggatgaggggagcATCTCATTTAAGtctgtcgaatattgaaaggcctggatagaatggacgtggaggaggtgtttgctacagtgggagagtctaggaccaaagggcacagccacagaactcaaggaggaatttctttagctggaacgcggtaaatctgtagaattcgttCCATTGACGGTcaaagaggccaagtcattgggtatatttaacacGGGAAGCTGATAAGTTCTTGGTTACTAAGGGCATATTTAAGGGAAAAACCCGAcccataataaatcagccatggtcagATGGCAGACTCGCCCAatcctgctcctctgtcttactgGGTGACATTCAGATTAACCAATATCTGTTTAGTGAATGATTGCTTTCTGCGGACCAGAATTTGACATCCAGACAAAGAATCGCAGTGCCAATCTGTAACCTGTTGATTACTGAGTATTTTGATGCTCATACGTGCCTTGTCATAGTTGCTCATATACAAAATACCAAATACATGTACATAGTGTGCATGTATACATAGAGTCTGATATACATATATTGCAGTTATACGTATGCAAAATAAAACAGAAGTAACATTCAACACATATCTTGTCGCAAAGTCAGGTAAAAAAGAGTCACCTCAACACTTGGCACTTATTCAGGACAGGTTCCAGCTGGAGGAGCCCCTCACATTGAACAGAGCAGTTCCGAAGGTCCAGTTCGTTGATGGACAGGCAGAGCCGAATGGCATGGGACAGGACAGCGTAGTCGATGGGCGTGAGTAACAATGCCTTCTCGGAGTCCGAGTCTCCGAATGCAAGTCTCGGCACAGAGCCCAGCGTGGTCTGAGCCAGCCCAGAATTCTGAgtctcaaacaggtagtgcagtGTGTTCAACAAGCTCCTTTTACCTTGTTCGCTCCACGTCAGCCCAATCCGCCTTtccaatttctccttcagccAGTCAATCACTCGGCAGGCGGTTTCGCGAGAGCAAGGATCCAGAAACTCATCCAGTATTCGAGATGCCCCGGGGGAGGAGAGACCCACCACAAAGCGCAGGAAGATCTCAAAACGCCCATCGCTCTcgttgtgggcttcagtgagcattttcaggatatccccgggCTCTGGAGTCAGGTATTGTGCgagtgcagctacaaactcttggatggtgaggtgcgGGAATGTGTACACAACTTTCTGATCAAAATCATCTCGCTCTACAAGTTCCACCAGGAACccagacaggaactgggaaggctgcagatcgTGCTTCATCAAATCTTCTTccgtaaacacaatcttcttctcgtGCAGTCCTGAGAAGGCCATCTGACCGACTCTTAACAATAAATCATTACATTTTTCAGTGTCGGCGACATGacttttcaggatgttgtaaataaaaTGGGAATACAGCTGGGTGATGGTCCTGGGAATTAACGTACGTTTCTCGTCTTGCATAAAGAAGGGACCCAAAACCTGACCGAGGATGCAGCAGTaagaggggttgtagctcatcgTGTACAGGATCTTGTTCTCTTCCATGTGTTTGAAAAACGCCGATGACACCTTCTCGTCCTTGTCAAAAAACTTGACGAAGTAGTCTTTCCGTTCCTCACCAGAAAATCCAAGAATCTCAACCCAGAGGTTGATCTGCGCCTTTTCCAATAGATACAACGCTGTGGGGCGGGTGGTTAGTAACACTGAACATCCCGGGAGCAGTTTGCGCTGGATTAGACTGTAGACAATGTCAGATACTTCACCAAGGCTATCGGGATCGGGGCACATATGTTGACGCTCCGTTCCTCTCCCGCTTTCATCAAAGTCGATGTTGCCCTTGAATTCATCAAATCCGTCGAATATAAAGAGCAGAACTGTAGGATTCTTCCAAATTTCATCTAGAATTTTCTCCAGGTAAGGATATGAAAGTACAACCAGATGCTTCAAAGATACTTTTCCGTTAATGGTGTTCAGGtcgcggaatttgaaactgaaaacaaactggaactgttcatacagatctccGGCGGCCCAGTCGTGAGTTATTTTCTGCACCAAGGTCGTTTTCCCAATCCCCGGAACTCCGCAGGCGGCCGCCGAGCATCCGGAATGAAATTTCTCCGCCTGCCCGTTTGACCTCTGCACCGGGCGGACCTCCCGAGTGAAACAGCTTTGAAACAGCTCGCCGATGCGGATTCTCTCCAGATCTCTACGCAGATCCGATTCCCGGCATTCCTCGTGATCTTTGCCACGCGCCAGCAGCTCGTGCTCCACCAGCCTCCACTGGCGGATCGGGGAAATGATAGTCAGCTCCGTGTATCGGTCGCCCAGCTGTGAAAGCTTCACCTTTCCCTTCGTCAGGCTAGACTTCAATTCGAATATCTGGGTCAGCCTTCGGAGGGAATCTTTGTGTTGCTTTTGTACGCCTTTGAACAGAGCAAACAGAGTTTTACCACTCCACTGGCTTATAAACTGCAATATTAAGAATCCTTCCCTGTCAGAGACAGTGCTGCCAGTCATTTGTACTGAACTTGACATAGTGCGCAGAGTGTAgcgcagcagagaaacaggcccttcagcccacaaagctgtcccAGACTAACTAGTAATCAAATGGTTCACTACAGTAACCCCTCCTCTCtgcacaatgcccatatccttccattttcctcacattcatggcCCTATctcaatatatctgcctctaacaccaccccaggcagagcattccaggcacacaccactctctgtatattcCCACCGTATCTCCTTTGACTGACCCCTTTTCACCTTAAATCCATGTGttaagacatttcaaccctggaagaAAGATACTGACCGTCTACCTTCTCTATGCCTCTGGAAATCTTGTAAAATCCTATAAGAACTCCCATCAGCCTCCGCCGCTCCAGGAAATATAGTGCAACCTTGTCCAACCTCTCGTGATAGCTGTGGTCTCCAATCCACGCAACATCCTGTTGAATCCCTTCAGCACCCTGTCCAAAACCCTGACATCCTTCAtacgtcggggggggggggggggggatcagaacTGTACAGCCTACTCCTGATGaggcctaactggagttttatgaaGCTGCAATGTCACTTCCTGACTTCTGCACTCATTGTCTTTAGTAATAAAGTCAAGAATGCCacatgtcttcttcaccaccttttCGGGACATGGCTTTCAGTTCCAGGACCTCAGATACATCCCGCTCCTTTAACGAACAATGGGCCCCTCTCTCCACCATTGTTCCTGCCCTTGCAATGCACATCTCATCTTCCTGATAggaattcctcttgtccttatctaccTCCTCATCATCGTCCCCATCTAACGCATCATCCTTCACAACTTCCACAATCTGCAAAGGGATCCTGCCACGAAGAATATTTTTTAcctcccaccccctcttcccaagGGGATGGCTCACTCCCTGAGATCCCCTTGTCCACTCATGTCTGCCTATTCACCCTCCCTgaagcacttacccctgcaagcaaaatcagtgctacagctgcccacacacctcctccctcacgtcCATTCAGGTTCCCGGGCAGTTCTCCCAGGCATCAgctggagtcatctattgtatcccgTACTCTCGATGCAGCCTCCactacattgatgagacccgtcgtaaattggCGGACCGCTTCGCCCATCACCTCCGTCATAGGCAGGACTTCCTGGTGACCTAACATTTtaattccctttcccattcaGACATGACGATCCATGGTCTTATCTTGTTCTATGATGAGGACAACCCCAGGGTGGAGGGGCaacacttcatatttcatctgggtaaccTACAACCTGTTgggatgaatatcaatttctcctttcacTAAACATCTTCTCCCACtcacccttcctctattccccactctgacattttacctcttctcacctgcctattacttcccccagggaaccctcctcctttcttttcagACTTAGGCCGACCtcgtctcctgtcagattctttcttctccagcccttgaccttttccatcCACGTGGCTTCACCCATCTCCTTCCAGCTCCCCTCCTCACACATTttttgttctggcttcttcccccttccttctcagccacAAGAAagtgtctcgacctgaaacgtcaacagcctACTCATTTCCATGCGTCCCGACTGatctgctgaatccctccagcattttgtgtgtgttgctgattgGAGAGAccgtgcttgcatttacccaatcaaTACGCCTcgtcattttgtatacctctaccccTTTGTCTTCCTCGATACCCCctgtactctttcagccttatttacatccttcttGCCTCTAGGTGACCAAACCTGAACATGATACTACAAGTTGGGCCTCTTTCACGTCTTATGCAACTTcacgtaacatcccatctcccaatcagttctttgatttatgaaggccaatgtgccaaaagctttctttacatccCACCCTCCATGGGACGCTACTTTCAATAAATAATGCACCCGTATCCAaaggtccctttgttccacaGCACTCGTCAAGttccctactgctcactgtgcaAGACATTACCTCgaacttgtctgcattgaattccatccgccatttctcaCTTCAGTTACTCCATCTGATCCCAAACCCACTGCATGCCAAGATAGTCGTCCTCGATGCCCACTACACCCTGATCCTGGTGtccaatttgctgatccagtcctttgcacagtactgcatccAAATGCATCCCAAAATGCTGCAATTTTACTCGCCTCAGCCTCTTCCTCAGCATCTCTAGCCAGTCTTATCCACTTACCATGTAGTTTGCTGGGCAGTTTCAATACAACCTCTGTGACGAATGCGTGGCTTGGCGGACCTGTTGGATCCAAGCAGATCTGGTCAGCTCAGCAGTGAATCACATTAGCTCGGGAGGCCGCGTTAGAAGCCAGGAGAGCGCGCAGCGGGGACATACCGTGTTCCTCAACTTCTTTCAGTATCCTGTCCAGCTTAGGTACTCCACGGCGCATGTTCACAAAGGAGTCCCACATGGCTCTTTGGGCCGCGGGACCCTTCGCCATCACCAGTCCCAGGAGTTGCTCAGAACTTTCTGCCTTCTGCCCCTTGTCCGCAAGTTCGGTGACCATCTGAAGGAAACACGATCAGAAACTGGGGAATGTAGACCCGGAGCTCAAAGAAGATAGTCGATTGGAACGATCACAAGTGAAGGGTGCTGCACAAGTGTCTTGAGGCACATATATACAGTTCTGGTACGAAAAACTTTGTCACAGTTCTGTCATAATGTTTTCTATTGCATTGCATATGCtgatcaaaaaaaaacaaatttcatgatatatgtgagtgacaataaacctgattctgataagggtCTCCATCAGAGCGTGGAGAAaggggcatggagaggggaatccTGGTTGTAaaaagtggaagggagagggcaGGGTGCAGAAAGCAcctgagagacattctgtaatgatcaataaaccaattgtttggaatcaaatgaccttgcctgatgtctcagagttgggtgtgtctgcattcGTGCCATACCCCCTCTGCCCCTGGCAATACTTCTCAGCCACTTCTCACACGCCCTTCCTGCAGCGCAGAGCTCAAGTCAaatcatgtttattgtcatttcgaccatgaactgctggtacagtacacagtaaaaattaagcaatgttcctccaggaccctgatgctaagtgaaaccacacaaaactgcactagactgtgtgatacagcacaaggctacactgagtacgtaaaacaacataaaaactacactagactgtgtgagacagcacaaggctacactgactacataaaacaacataaaaactacactagactgtgtgagacagcacaaggctacactgactacgtaaaacaacataaaaactacactagactgtgtgagacagcacaaggctacactgactacgtaaaacaacataaaaactacactagactgtgtgagacagcacaaggctacactgactacgtaaaacaacataaaaactacactagactgtgtgagacagcacaaggctacactgactatgtaaaacaacataaaaatacactagactacagacctgcacaggactacgtaaagtgcagaaaacagtgcagtaattaataaacaagacaataggcacagtagaggacaaattacaatacaataataatgtagatgtcagtctagactctgggtactgaggagtctgatggcttggtggaagaaactgttacacagtctggccgtgagagcccgaatgcttcggagccttttcccagacggcaggagggagaagagtttgtatgaggggtgcgtggggtccttcataatgctgtttcctttgtggatgcggcgtgtagtgtaaatgtccgtgatggtgggaagagagaccccgatgatcttctcagctgacctcactatccgctgcagggtcttgcgatccgagatggtgcaatttccgaaccgggcagtgatgcagcagctcaggatgctctcgatacaaccacTGTCGAATGTGATGAGGtgtttgctagagtaggaatgcttttatgtctgataagtgttttctctcgcagttggttagctttagacttgctgatatggggattgtattcatttgttaaccaatggggaatgttttTTTGTCTTGTGAgcctgggagcttgggggtttcgcAGTTTTTTCaggggaggcgggaaggagacGCCAAGGAAGATGGCCGTgcactgcactgctcggtcgaccaccggggtggtcccaggtgcgaggacgtggaggtcggaggaaagcgacgaggggtcgaacggttcgatggttgagctccaacgatgtgccctaaactgactgaactttgataagttggcgccttttactttcttttcctttcttttccttcatatatactatattgcatagtactctcttagttttagtaaaatctttaaagtgtattcagtaatggtatctggtgtgagtttgatatggtgtgtgtgcgcgcggcataaacttgattctcacagcacctgcgagtatgggaggtggggttggtgagtggctggatctccttttctccTAGACATATACTGGCCTGTTGGGTAAGAGTTAcatgcagaaagtagagacgctgctgggctttctttcctatggagctggtgttgagtcaccaggtgagatcctctaccgggtgaacaccaagaaatttggtgctcttaatgatctcaacGGAGGAGCCGTCAATATTCAGCGGAGATTTGtcactccgtgctctcctgaagtcaacaaccatctcttttgtttattttcaaaTTCAGAGGcagattgttggctctgcaccagtccgttagccactgcccctcctctctgtaagctgacctgtcgttcttgctgatgagacccaccatggtggtgtcatcagcgaacttgatgatgtggttcgagctgtgtgttgcagcacagtcgtgggtcagcagagtgaacagcagtggactgagcacacagccctggggggcccccgtgctcagtgtgatggtgttggagatgcagctcccgatccggactgactgagatctcccagtcaggaagtctaggatccagttgcagagggaggtgttcaggcctagctatagacaatagacaataggtgcagaagtagaccattcggcccttcgagcctgcaccgtcattttgagatcatggctgattatctactatcaatacccgtttcctgccttgtccccatatcccttgattcccctatccataagatacctatctagctccttcttgaaagcatccagagaattggcctccactaccttccgaggcagtgcattccagacccccacaactctctgggagaagaagtttttccttaactctgtcctaaatgacctaccccttattctcaaaccatgccctctggtactggactctcccagcatctggaacatatttcctgcctctatcttgtccaatcccttaataatcttatatgtttcaatcagatcccctctcaatctccttaattccagcgtgtacaagcccagtctctctaacctctctgcgtaagacagtccggacgtcccaggaattaacctcgtgaatctacgctgcacttcctctacagccaggatgaccttccttaaccctggagaccaaaactgtacacaatactccaggtgtggtctcaccagggctctgtaccaattcaagaggatttccttgctcttgtactccatCCCCTTTGTAAGTTTCATCTTTCCAGtcaggtgctgaggaatgattgtgttgaatgctgaactgaagacaATGAACAGCATTCCAACATACGTGTCTTTTTTTGGCCGGGTGGTTGAggaccaggtggagggtggtggcaatggtgtcatctgttgagcggttgggacgacttgcaaactgcagggggtccagtgaggggggcagcagggtcttgatgtgcctcatgaccaGCCTCTTGAAGCACTTTATGATGAAGGAGGTGAGTGCACCGGGACGGCTGCACTCAAATTTCcaaaatcctttgctcctgccagattaacagacttttgcacagtaacatCTATTTCTCAGTAGATGAGTAACGTCCAGCCAGGTTAAAAAAGGATCCAGTGCTTTCCCGGCGTATACGGCAAATGAACTTGTCTCGGGCTTCCAGTCAGATTATAACCGATGTTACAAACTCCACCTTCTGCATCGGGGAAGATGCCTGTGCATGTTTATTCCCGTGGTACTAATACTCCAGTCATCCTCCATTGAAATACAACGAGAGAAAAGAACTTTAACAAAGATGGAGATCTCTCTCCCTGAGGAAGAAATACAATCCGACTGTAAACAAGGTGGCAGAG from Hypanus sabinus isolate sHypSab1 unplaced genomic scaffold, sHypSab1.hap1 scaffold_151, whole genome shotgun sequence harbors:
- the LOC132387085 gene encoding NACHT, LRR and PYD domains-containing protein 3-like; translation: MAKGPAAQRAMWDSFVNMRRGVPKLDRILKEVEEHGPPSHAFVTEVVLKLPSKLHGVQKQHKDSLRRLTQIFELKSSLTKGKVKLSQLGDRYTELTIISPIRQWRLVEHELLARGKDHEECRESDLRRDLERIRIGELFQSCFTREVRPVQRSNGQAEKFHSGCSAAACGVPGIGKTTLVQKITHDWAAGDLYEQFQFVFSFKFRDLNTINGKVSLKHLVVLSYPYLEKILDEIWKNPTVLLFIFDGFDEFKGNIDFDESGRGTERQHMCPDPDSLGEVSDIVYSLIQRKLLPGCSVLLTTRPTALYLLEKAQINLWVEILGFSGEERKDYFVKFFDKDEKVSSAFFKHMEENKILYTMSYNPSYCCILGQVLGPFFMQDEKRTLIPRTITQLYSHFIYNILKSHVADTEKCNDLLLRVGQMAFSGLHEKKIVFTEEDLMKHDLQPSQFLSGFLVELVERDDFDQKVVYTFPHLTIQEFVAALAQYLTPEPGDILKMLTEAHNESDGRFEIFLRFVVGLSSPGASRILDEFLDPCSRETACRVIDWLKEKLERRIGLTWSEQGKRSLLNTLHYLFETQNSGLAQTTLGSVPRLAFGDSDSEKALLLTPIDYAVLSHAIRLCLSINELDLRNCSVQCEGLLQLEPVLNKCQVLRLEGNSLGDSGVEILSKALTDPKSKVQTVGLDNNNLTDACAKHLVSAITKSPSLTELELGNNNLGDPGAKRLFTAFGRPECKIKKVRLNNNSLTSSCAEDLASALRTNRSLTELDLGGNELGDSGVHLLCTSFMDPECKIQTLRLNNNGLTASCGEILAEVFRRNDSLKELDLGHNTLGDSGIKQLSSALRESDCPVQDLRVNDNGLTASCSEDLASALRATPSLTRLEVGSNNLGDSGVKTLSTALKDPNCKMQKLCLSKNGLTADCARDLTSIVAASPTLTELDLDQNQLGDSGVEVLSEALRKSDCNVQELSLNDNSLTASAAEHLASALGNNPSLTALSLGDNNLGDSGVKLLSEALKTTDCNIQELRLNNNGLTPSCAEDLASALVTSDTLTGLYLNDNNLGDSGVKVLNEALKHPDCKIEKLGLAGTGLTDSGSEDLMSNLSTNRKMKDVNLRHAV